A region from the Aphis gossypii isolate Hap1 chromosome 1, ASM2018417v2, whole genome shotgun sequence genome encodes:
- the LOC126549409 gene encoding nucleolar complex protein 4 homolog B-like isoform X1 has product MASVTEFKKLFEKFLRENKCPTGEIVKKKYYFPVDQLRTIYTSMLTTTNIQWSQFQEMLTNYVENLDFCYYSWECFSSIVQHLNTDKTNIYMFTNLLGFIKIPNEKKEDDKLLFKNNKRPQFKYNSEQLKTWVTEIWDGMKPFMSSNIKIRREMLTLLIEKMLMHLNNPLVTADFLMDSLDTPGPIAILGLQGIFILVKDYNLECPNIYGKLYNFFTTDMFNYRYKTRLFYLADIFLRSTHLPELLVAAFVKRMARLSLIAPPTDIQIMAAFIGNLLIRHPPLKVLIQSDSVVGSDPYIFEEKDPLKSNALNSSLWELVSLKQHILPKVGKSVNFLFKKLPQVEWDMSELLDNSYESIIDEEYKTDFQKVSLTYEKPVSFSVPLSNHMDDLWTLDD; this is encoded by the exons atGGCGTCAGTTAcagaattcaaaaaattattcgaaaAATTTTTACGGGAAAATAAATGTCCAACCGGAGAAATTgtgaaaaagaaatattattttcctgtTGATCAGTTAAGA actatTTACACATCTATGCTTACAACTACTAATATACAATGGTCACAATTTCAAGAAATGTTAACaaattatgttgaaaatttagACTTTTGTTATTACTCGTGGGAATGTTTTTCATCTATTGTACAACATTTAAACACagacaaaacaaatatatatatgtttacaaatcttttaggatttattaaaattcctaatgaaaaaaaagaagacgataaattattatttaaaaataaca AACGTCctcaatttaagtataattctgaacaattaaaaacatggGTTACGGAAATTTGGGATGGTATGAAACCTTTCATGTcatcaaatatcaaaattagacGAGAGATGTTAACATTGttgattgaaaaaatgttaatgcaCTTAAATAATCCGCTTGTAACTGCAGACTTTCTCATGGACTCATTAGACACtc CTGGTCCTATTGCAATATTAGGCCTTCaaggcatttttattttggtcaaggattataattt AGAATGTCCAAATATTTATGGAAagctttacaatttttttaccacGGACATGTTTAATTATCGATATAAAACAAGATTGTTTTATTTGGCTGATATATTTCTTCGTTCAAC tcatttacCGGAGTTGCTAGTCGCTGCATTTGTCAAACGAATGGCAAGACTTTCATTGATTGCACCACCAACTGACATACAAATTATGGCAGCATTTATAGGAAATTTACTAATTAGACACCCACCATTAAAAGTATTGATCCAAAGTGATTCTGTTG TTGGATCAGATccttatatttttgaagaaaaagaTCCACTAAAATCAAATGCATTAAACAGCTCATTATGGGAGCTTGTCTCTTTAAAACAACACATTCTACCAAAAGTGGGAAAATCTGTAaacttcttatttaaaaaattaccacAAGTTGAATGGGATATGAGCGAATTATTAGACAACTCTTATGAAAGT ATTATTGACGAAGAATACAAAACAGATTTTCAAAAAGTGAGCTTAACATATGAAAAACCAGTTTCATTTTCTGTACCATTATCCAATCATATGGATGATTTATGGACTTTAgacgattaa
- the LOC126549409 gene encoding nucleolar complex protein 4 homolog B-like isoform X2, with amino-acid sequence MLTTTNIQWSQFQEMLTNYVENLDFCYYSWECFSSIVQHLNTDKTNIYMFTNLLGFIKIPNEKKEDDKLLFKNNKRPQFKYNSEQLKTWVTEIWDGMKPFMSSNIKIRREMLTLLIEKMLMHLNNPLVTADFLMDSLDTPGPIAILGLQGIFILVKDYNLECPNIYGKLYNFFTTDMFNYRYKTRLFYLADIFLRSTHLPELLVAAFVKRMARLSLIAPPTDIQIMAAFIGNLLIRHPPLKVLIQSDSVVGSDPYIFEEKDPLKSNALNSSLWELVSLKQHILPKVGKSVNFLFKKLPQVEWDMSELLDNSYESIIDEEYKTDFQKVSLTYEKPVSFSVPLSNHMDDLWTLDD; translated from the exons ATGCTTACAACTACTAATATACAATGGTCACAATTTCAAGAAATGTTAACaaattatgttgaaaatttagACTTTTGTTATTACTCGTGGGAATGTTTTTCATCTATTGTACAACATTTAAACACagacaaaacaaatatatatatgtttacaaatcttttaggatttattaaaattcctaatgaaaaaaaagaagacgataaattattatttaaaaataaca AACGTCctcaatttaagtataattctgaacaattaaaaacatggGTTACGGAAATTTGGGATGGTATGAAACCTTTCATGTcatcaaatatcaaaattagacGAGAGATGTTAACATTGttgattgaaaaaatgttaatgcaCTTAAATAATCCGCTTGTAACTGCAGACTTTCTCATGGACTCATTAGACACtc CTGGTCCTATTGCAATATTAGGCCTTCaaggcatttttattttggtcaaggattataattt AGAATGTCCAAATATTTATGGAAagctttacaatttttttaccacGGACATGTTTAATTATCGATATAAAACAAGATTGTTTTATTTGGCTGATATATTTCTTCGTTCAAC tcatttacCGGAGTTGCTAGTCGCTGCATTTGTCAAACGAATGGCAAGACTTTCATTGATTGCACCACCAACTGACATACAAATTATGGCAGCATTTATAGGAAATTTACTAATTAGACACCCACCATTAAAAGTATTGATCCAAAGTGATTCTGTTG TTGGATCAGATccttatatttttgaagaaaaagaTCCACTAAAATCAAATGCATTAAACAGCTCATTATGGGAGCTTGTCTCTTTAAAACAACACATTCTACCAAAAGTGGGAAAATCTGTAaacttcttatttaaaaaattaccacAAGTTGAATGGGATATGAGCGAATTATTAGACAACTCTTATGAAAGT ATTATTGACGAAGAATACAAAACAGATTTTCAAAAAGTGAGCTTAACATATGAAAAACCAGTTTCATTTTCTGTACCATTATCCAATCATATGGATGATTTATGGACTTTAgacgattaa
- the LOC126548950 gene encoding uncharacterized protein LOC126548950 codes for MKERSRKQKFLKNFGLLAIKNPKLVDEESDFNICERLCFYYFDDDAQVVCRGCYKSFKTWLHYRMHFNTLTCHTTEANYKLNTYNDVYKKYKLKKAKTKKKINDRLSAAQLMDLETLNTRKTRKRCYKNTRTVVTVSKSSSDSGLLSSEKLIVKAIKKETVENVISSDESVGELKTKSKPKPKSIGYNTVQVQDIPSSTKTVIPNSPQDNQATLTIKTEWKTSDSSHISSDDQSSSSAHSLPKYSPQNNEALKYQYVCVICDAQFSSKCSLTMHQVQHIKSDRSSYNVFMAALTQSTKV; via the exons ATGAAGGAACGTTCTcgaaaacaaaagtttttgaaaaattttggtCTTCTAGCCATTAAGAATCctaa GCTTGTAGACGAGGAAAGTGATTTCAAT aTATGCGAAAGactatgtttttattactttgatGATGATGCACAAGTGGTATGTCGAGGCTgctataaaagttttaaaacatgGTTACATTATCGAatgcattttaatacattaacatGCCATACAACTGAAGCAAATTACAAGCTAAACACTTATAATGATGTTTATAAGAAATACAAACTAAAGAAAGCTAAgactaagaaaaaaattaatgatcgTTTAAGTGCTGCACAACTTATGGATTTGGAAACTTTGAACACTCGCAAAACAAGAAAAAG atgttACAAAAACACTAGGACAGTTGTGACGGTTTCAAAATCTTCATCAGACTCTGGTTTATTAAgttcagaaaaattaattgttaaggCAATAAAGAAAGAAACTGTTGAGAATGTTATTAGTAGTGACGAAAGTGTAGGAGAgttgaaaacaaaatctaaACCAAAACCAAAATCAATTGGTTACAATACTGTTCAAGTACAAGACATTCCAAGTAGTACAAAAACTGTAATTCCAAATTCACCTCAAGACAATCAGGCAACATTAACCATAAAAACAGAATGGAAAACTAGTGATTCATCACACATTTCTTCAGACGATCAATCATCGAGCTCTGCTCATTCTTTACCAAAATATAGTCCCCAAAATAATGAGGCTTTAAAATACCAGTATGTTTGTGTTATTTGTGATGCACAATTTTCGAGTAAATGTTCACTTACTATGCACCAAGTACAGCATATCAAATCAGACCGCAGTAGTTATAACGTTTTTATGGCTGCATTAACTCAATCTACTAAAGTTTAG